Proteins encoded in a region of the Deefgea piscis genome:
- the hscA gene encoding Fe-S protein assembly chaperone HscA, with amino-acid sequence MALLQISEPGLSAAPHQHRLAVGIDLGTTNSLVATVKSGSAVCLPDHDGRTLLPSVVHYSQSGQILVGHAAQAQQNVDPSNTLLSVKRFMGRGINDIADLATPYRFVDEPGMLKIVTRAGIKSPVEVSSEILKNLKARATESLGGELVGAVITVPAYFDDAQRQATKDAATLAGINVLRLLNEPTAAAIAYGLDNASEGTYVIYDLGGGTFDVSVLELTRGVFEVRATSGDSQLGGDDFDHRIYCWILEQAGIHGPNPHDTRLLLTRAREAKEALTDHTSTQITAVLSDGQVVDLTLSAELFHKMTAHQISKTLLPVKKALRDAKLDFASVKGVVLVGGATRMPHVRKAVRDLFGQEPLTNLDPDKVVAIGAAIQADVLAGNKGDDDWLLLDVIPLSLGLETMGGLVEKIIPRNSTIPTARAQEFTTFKDGQTAMAIHVLQGERELVSDCRSLARFELRGIPAMVAGAARIRVTFQVDADGLLSVSAREQSSGIEASIAVKPSYGLTDNEISRMLTESMTHANVDLQARKLAEARVEASSIVAAVLIALETDGHLLNSSERAPIDAALAHLQTLIAGDDANALIAGTEQLNAASDEFASRRMNAAVKRGLSGHKITDI; translated from the coding sequence ATGGCTTTGTTGCAAATCTCCGAACCCGGCCTTTCAGCCGCGCCGCATCAACACCGTCTTGCGGTGGGCATCGACTTGGGTACGACCAATTCATTAGTCGCAACAGTTAAAAGCGGCAGCGCGGTCTGCCTGCCCGATCATGATGGTCGCACGCTACTACCGTCGGTGGTGCATTACAGCCAATCTGGGCAAATACTGGTTGGCCATGCGGCGCAAGCGCAGCAAAATGTCGACCCCAGCAATACGCTGCTGTCGGTAAAACGCTTTATGGGCCGTGGCATCAATGACATCGCCGATTTAGCCACGCCGTATCGCTTTGTTGACGAGCCAGGCATGTTGAAAATCGTCACTCGCGCGGGCATTAAAAGCCCGGTGGAAGTGTCGAGTGAAATCCTCAAAAACCTCAAAGCGCGCGCAACTGAGAGCCTCGGCGGCGAACTCGTCGGCGCAGTAATTACTGTTCCAGCGTATTTTGATGACGCGCAGCGCCAAGCGACCAAAGACGCCGCGACCCTTGCTGGCATCAATGTTTTGCGGCTCTTAAATGAACCTACCGCCGCGGCAATTGCCTATGGCTTGGACAATGCGTCTGAAGGCACCTATGTGATTTACGATTTGGGTGGCGGCACATTTGACGTGTCGGTGCTCGAACTCACGCGCGGCGTGTTTGAAGTGCGCGCCACTTCGGGCGATTCGCAACTTGGTGGCGACGATTTTGACCACCGAATTTATTGCTGGATTTTAGAGCAAGCCGGCATTCACGGCCCCAATCCACACGATACCCGCCTGCTGCTGACGCGCGCCCGCGAAGCCAAAGAAGCGCTGACTGATCACACCAGCACTCAAATTACCGCCGTTTTATCCGATGGGCAGGTGGTGGATTTAACGCTGAGCGCTGAACTATTTCATAAAATGACCGCCCACCAAATCAGCAAAACGCTGTTGCCGGTAAAGAAAGCCCTGCGCGACGCCAAGCTCGATTTTGCCAGCGTAAAAGGCGTGGTGTTAGTCGGCGGCGCAACGCGGATGCCGCATGTACGCAAAGCGGTGCGTGATTTATTTGGCCAAGAGCCACTGACCAATCTGGACCCAGATAAAGTCGTTGCCATTGGCGCGGCAATTCAAGCCGATGTCTTGGCGGGCAATAAAGGGGATGACGATTGGTTGCTGCTGGATGTGATTCCACTGTCTTTGGGGCTAGAAACCATGGGTGGTTTGGTCGAAAAAATCATTCCGCGCAATAGCACCATTCCAACCGCCCGCGCACAAGAATTCACCACCTTTAAAGACGGCCAAACTGCGATGGCGATTCATGTATTGCAAGGCGAGCGCGAATTGGTGAGCGATTGCCGTAGCTTGGCGCGGTTTGAGCTGCGCGGCATTCCAGCGATGGTTGCCGGTGCGGCGCGCATTCGCGTGACTTTCCAAGTGGATGCCGATGGTTTGCTGTCGGTGTCTGCGCGTGAGCAATCGAGCGGCATTGAAGCGAGTATCGCAGTCAAACCTTCTTACGGTCTGACCGACAATGAAATCAGCCGCATGCTCACCGAATCAATGACGCATGCCAATGTGGATTTACAAGCCAGAAAGCTCGCCGAAGCGCGTGTTGAAGCCAGCAGCATTGTCGCCGCGGTATTGATTGCACTTGAAACTGATGGTCATTTACTCAATTCAAGTGAGCGTGCGCCGATTGATGCAGCACTGGCCCACTTACAAACGCTGATTGCTGGCGACGATGCCAACGCCTTAATTGCCGGCACCGAGCAACTGAATGCCGCCAGCGATGAGTTTGCCAGCCGCCGCATGAATGCGGCAGTGAAACGCGGCTTAAGCGGCCACAAAATTACTGATATTTAA
- a CDS encoding GGDEF domain-containing protein, with amino-acid sequence MPQRLVRLLRRIMVALMLLSVVLLMWQHWGMTRVIRFDAENDAGIFFPIDDRPLGGKTVSSVTRQGDAMLLSCALDAQAYAWPFCEASVRIAIAPDGIDLSGLDEMHLDLGLSSPKGRKIRIYLRNYEPEFSTLSEPLSLKVNEVEVDVPENGQLTIPLRYFRVASWWLVDQKIPFVHSDMKLNNVSHLEIITPNAVVTGEYKIAIKAIEFRGKWLNLTQLLAGIVIVWLVFGMAWLFLELVIYRQQIHAKRLQMTELKNINRALEIQAETLSYQVRFDSLTGALNREGLRDFLLQQWQGDSPNEAGMSLLFADLDFFKRINDDFGHAMGDAVLQQFTQVLRQEIRQSDALVRWGGEEFLIVCPRTPLDAAARLADKLRQSIAQVAWPNGIQLTCSCGVATRNEGEAFSALIERADAALYRAKAAGRNRVEVG; translated from the coding sequence ATGCCGCAACGGCTAGTTCGTCTTTTACGCCGCATTATGGTGGCTTTAATGTTGCTGAGCGTGGTGTTGCTTATGTGGCAACATTGGGGGATGACGCGCGTTATTCGCTTTGATGCCGAGAACGATGCGGGGATTTTTTTCCCGATTGATGACCGTCCGCTTGGCGGTAAAACGGTGTCTAGCGTGACACGGCAGGGCGACGCAATGCTGCTCTCTTGTGCGCTTGATGCTCAAGCCTATGCTTGGCCGTTTTGTGAGGCCAGCGTGCGGATTGCGATTGCGCCAGATGGCATAGATTTATCTGGGCTGGATGAAATGCATCTTGATTTAGGGCTGAGCTCGCCCAAAGGGCGAAAAATCAGGATTTATTTACGTAATTACGAGCCTGAATTTTCTACTTTAAGCGAGCCATTGTCGCTCAAGGTGAATGAGGTTGAAGTCGATGTACCGGAAAATGGGCAATTAACCATTCCATTGCGCTATTTCCGTGTGGCGTCATGGTGGTTGGTGGATCAAAAAATCCCTTTTGTGCATAGCGATATGAAATTAAATAATGTCTCGCATCTGGAGATTATTACCCCCAATGCCGTGGTGACAGGGGAGTATAAAATTGCGATCAAGGCGATTGAGTTTCGCGGTAAATGGCTGAATTTAACCCAGCTATTGGCCGGTATTGTGATCGTTTGGCTGGTGTTTGGCATGGCATGGTTGTTTTTGGAGTTGGTTATTTATCGTCAGCAAATTCATGCCAAACGTTTGCAAATGACTGAATTAAAAAACATTAATCGTGCATTAGAAATCCAAGCTGAAACCTTGAGTTATCAAGTTCGTTTTGATTCGCTGACAGGCGCACTCAATCGCGAAGGCTTGCGCGATTTTCTATTGCAGCAATGGCAGGGCGACAGCCCAAATGAAGCGGGAATGAGCTTGTTATTTGCCGATTTAGATTTCTTTAAACGCATCAATGATGATTTTGGCCATGCGATGGGTGACGCCGTATTGCAGCAATTTACGCAAGTGCTGCGTCAAGAAATTCGGCAAAGCGACGCATTGGTGCGCTGGGGTGGCGAAGAATTTTTAATCGTTTGCCCACGTACACCACTCGATGCGGCTGCACGGTTGGCGGATAAATTAAGGCAAAGTATTGCGCAAGTGGCGTGGCCCAATGGCATTCAACTGACGTGCTCTTGCGGTGTCGCAACGCGCAATGAGGGCGAAGCATTTAGTGCTTTGATTGAGCGTGCGGATGCGGCTTTATATCGAGCAAAAGCAGCAGGGCGTAATCGTGTTGAAGTCGGGTGA
- a CDS encoding HD-GYP domain-containing protein, with protein sequence MTSALLSTAQHILTARQLLAPCLAQTPNQASFIAQINAVITHLLAACEQNSNVALAMIQLDLNGPYTVRHPINVAIVVNLALKNLGHSETERWHFIAAALTMNIGMYALQNELSQQSSALTPEQLSQIKLHPAQGREALRNLGVADSMWLDCVLQHHEAPDGSGYPQQLAGDAVLFAARLIGLADRYCALLSNSTYRTSQSADVALQTSLNSAGGSLDQKLVNLFSQTIGSYPPGSVVLLNNGECGVVIEQAIGAAAPQILALFDRDDQLYPQAIRRNGQLAEFRILKVIDSRIIAGAMPLSQIWGPDAQS encoded by the coding sequence ATGACCTCTGCCTTACTTTCTACCGCGCAGCATATCTTGACTGCACGTCAGCTGCTTGCGCCATGTTTAGCGCAAACGCCCAATCAAGCGAGTTTTATTGCGCAAATCAACGCAGTGATCACGCATCTATTGGCCGCTTGCGAACAAAATAGCAATGTGGCGTTAGCCATGATACAGCTTGATCTGAATGGCCCTTATACCGTGCGCCATCCGATCAATGTTGCCATTGTTGTCAATTTAGCGCTTAAAAACTTGGGGCATAGCGAGACTGAACGCTGGCATTTTATCGCCGCAGCGCTGACGATGAATATCGGCATGTATGCACTGCAAAATGAATTATCCCAGCAAAGCAGCGCCCTAACGCCTGAACAGCTCAGCCAAATCAAACTGCACCCAGCGCAAGGTCGCGAAGCGCTACGCAACTTAGGCGTGGCCGACTCGATGTGGCTCGATTGCGTCTTACAGCACCATGAAGCGCCTGATGGCTCGGGCTATCCGCAGCAGCTCGCAGGTGATGCGGTGTTATTCGCTGCCCGTTTGATTGGTCTGGCCGATCGCTATTGCGCGCTACTTTCGAATAGCACCTATCGCACCAGTCAATCGGCCGACGTAGCCTTACAAACCTCGCTCAATAGTGCTGGCGGTAGTCTGGACCAAAAATTGGTGAATTTATTTAGCCAAACGATCGGTAGCTATCCACCGGGCTCAGTGGTGTTGCTCAACAATGGCGAATGTGGCGTAGTGATTGAGCAAGCGATTGGTGCCGCCGCACCGCAAATACTGGCGCTGTTTGATCGTGATGATCAGCTCTATCCGCAAGCCATCCGCCGTAATGGTCAACTGGCTGAATTTAGAATTCTAAAAGTCATTGATAGCCGCATTATCGCTGGCGCCATGCCGCTCAGCCAAATTTGGGGGCCTGACGCGCAAAGTTAA
- the prmB gene encoding 50S ribosomal protein L3 N(5)-glutamine methyltransferase, with translation MYDIAREHLRTVRDLHRFAVSRFNTAELFYGHGTTEAWDEAAYLILATLKLPVDRLEPVFDAHLLPEEIAQVLDVIQERVVTRKPAAYLTKEAYLGEFKFYVDERVIVPRSFIAEILFNDGLEPYVEHPELVHRALDLCTGSACLAILMAHAFPDAAIDAIDLSPDALDVAEINVLEYGLGDRVDLLDSNLFEAIPDERYDLIISNPPYVDAHSVAELPPEYLHEPEMALGSGEDGLDITREILAQATKHLNPRGVLVVEIGHNRDELEAQFPTLPFVWLSTESGDGFVFLLTREMLVEAGL, from the coding sequence ATGTACGATATCGCCCGTGAACATTTACGCACCGTGCGTGATCTGCACCGCTTTGCCGTCAGCCGTTTTAATACCGCTGAGTTATTTTATGGTCACGGCACCACTGAAGCGTGGGACGAAGCAGCTTATTTGATTTTAGCCACGCTCAAATTACCGGTTGACCGTCTCGAGCCGGTGTTTGACGCGCATTTATTGCCAGAAGAAATCGCGCAAGTGCTCGATGTGATTCAAGAACGCGTGGTTACGCGTAAGCCCGCAGCGTATTTAACCAAAGAAGCGTATTTGGGCGAGTTTAAATTTTATGTTGATGAACGCGTGATTGTGCCGCGCTCATTTATCGCCGAGATTTTATTTAACGATGGCTTAGAGCCCTATGTCGAGCACCCAGAATTAGTTCACCGCGCGCTTGATTTGTGCACCGGCTCGGCTTGCTTGGCGATCTTAATGGCGCACGCCTTCCCTGATGCGGCCATTGATGCGATTGATCTCTCGCCTGATGCGCTCGATGTCGCTGAAATCAACGTCCTTGAATACGGCTTGGGTGATCGGGTTGATTTGCTCGACTCAAATTTATTCGAAGCGATCCCAGATGAACGCTACGACTTGATTATCTCCAATCCACCGTATGTCGACGCGCATAGCGTGGCCGAATTGCCACCAGAATATCTGCACGAGCCAGAAATGGCCTTAGGTAGCGGTGAAGATGGCCTCGATATCACTCGCGAAATCTTAGCTCAAGCGACCAAGCACTTAAATCCACGCGGTGTATTAGTTGTTGAAATCGGTCATAACCGCGACGAGCTCGAAGCGCAATTCCCAACGCTGCCATTTGTATGGTTAAGCACCGAATCCGGTGACGGCTTTGTCTTCTTGCTCACGCGGGAAATGTTAGTTGAAGCAGGCTTGTAA
- a CDS encoding MipA/OmpV family protein, which translates to MALSAIPAQAEIDFGSLDFLASDNPQSPIPSGLIVGGVVLGGQARYQAQDAAGYAIPGLIYFGEQLMYLGDRARYYFYKENKLGLYAYGRVRFGNLDPKDNAAFAGMLKRKGQLEAGVGLNYALPFALLSMRVSSDITGNSKGQEALFWTDFPIVRDNLLIMPGMGVMVRSSKMANYYFGGVSVQEASSSRPSWDTGSTVSPMLAIISSYRFNKSWIGMAAVNYELYDKNIQNSPIVQHRGEFYAGVGLGYIW; encoded by the coding sequence ATGGCTTTGAGCGCAATACCTGCTCAAGCTGAAATTGACTTTGGTTCTTTGGATTTTTTAGCCAGTGACAATCCACAGAGCCCGATTCCCAGCGGACTGATTGTCGGCGGCGTAGTGCTCGGTGGACAAGCACGCTATCAAGCACAAGATGCAGCAGGGTATGCGATACCAGGGCTGATTTATTTTGGTGAACAGCTCATGTATCTGGGTGATCGAGCCCGCTATTATTTTTATAAAGAAAATAAGCTTGGGCTGTACGCCTATGGTCGGGTTCGTTTTGGCAATCTAGACCCAAAAGACAATGCTGCATTCGCTGGCATGCTCAAACGTAAAGGCCAGCTTGAAGCCGGTGTAGGCCTCAATTACGCCCTGCCCTTTGCGCTACTGAGTATGCGCGTATCGAGCGATATCACTGGCAATAGTAAGGGGCAAGAAGCGCTATTTTGGACAGATTTCCCAATTGTTCGTGACAATCTACTCATCATGCCCGGTATGGGTGTCATGGTGCGCAGTAGCAAGATGGCCAATTATTATTTTGGTGGCGTTTCGGTGCAAGAAGCGAGTAGTAGCCGCCCAAGCTGGGATACTGGCAGTACCGTCTCTCCGATGCTGGCCATCATTAGCAGCTACCGATTTAATAAAAGCTGGATCGGCATGGCCGCAGTCAATTACGAGCTGTACGATAAAAACATCCAAAACAGCCCGATTGTGCAACATCGCGGTGAGTTTTATGCCGGAGTGGGGCTGGGTTATATCTGGTAA
- a CDS encoding DUF2322 family protein produces the protein MTFAEQLALMPSIDHLSAIELLDGETVIARIENRPGQAGSVRLYHALYQEFGAISDIAAQKGLRLYAEHTADAQAFPGKHPNIDRLFPIAEGGQPLAVRLIAA, from the coding sequence ATGACTTTTGCTGAACAACTGGCCTTAATGCCAAGCATTGATCACTTATCGGCCATTGAGTTACTCGATGGTGAAACCGTGATCGCCCGCATTGAAAATCGCCCCGGCCAAGCCGGTAGCGTGCGGTTGTACCATGCCTTGTATCAAGAATTTGGCGCCATCAGCGATATTGCCGCGCAAAAAGGCCTACGCCTCTATGCCGAACATACCGCCGATGCACAGGCTTTTCCCGGGAAACACCCCAACATCGATCGTCTATTCCCCATTGCCGAAGGTGGCCAGCCTTTAGCTGTTCGCCTTATTGCCGCTTAA
- the hscB gene encoding Fe-S protein assembly co-chaperone HscB has protein sequence MINFNQSHFALFDLPVAFAIDTKLLDTRYREAVAQFHPDRFATASDTERRQSLQATTHINEAYQTLKSGLARARYLLKLADIDTQEETNTAMPMDFLMAQMEWRESIAEAKASQNLSALENLASEMRAEMQALEDKLAMQIDGQKDYIHAALSVRKLRFMEKLDQEIGDAIEAILY, from the coding sequence ATGATTAACTTCAATCAATCCCATTTCGCCCTGTTTGATCTGCCCGTTGCCTTTGCAATCGACACCAAACTGCTCGATACCCGTTATCGCGAAGCCGTAGCTCAGTTTCATCCGGATCGTTTTGCAACGGCTAGCGATACAGAACGCCGCCAAAGTTTGCAAGCGACCACGCACATCAACGAAGCCTATCAGACCTTGAAATCAGGCCTGGCTCGAGCGCGCTATTTACTCAAATTGGCCGACATCGATACGCAAGAAGAAACCAATACTGCGATGCCGATGGATTTTCTGATGGCGCAAATGGAATGGCGTGAAAGCATTGCGGAGGCTAAAGCCAGCCAAAATTTAAGCGCACTGGAAAACCTAGCCAGCGAGATGCGTGCCGAAATGCAAGCCCTTGAAGACAAATTGGCCATGCAAATCGATGGGCAAAAAGACTATATCCACGCTGCGCTGAGCGTGAGAAAATTACGCTTTATGGAAAAGCTCGACCAAGAAATTGGCGATGCGATTGAAGCGATTTTGTATTAA
- the iscX gene encoding Fe-S cluster assembly protein IscX: protein MKWTDSREIAIQLSEKFPDTDPSTIRFTDLRDWVLALDGFNDDPQHCGEKILEAIQMTWIDEAE from the coding sequence ATGAAATGGACCGATAGCCGCGAAATCGCAATTCAATTGAGCGAAAAATTCCCTGATACCGATCCAAGCACCATTCGTTTCACTGATTTACGCGACTGGGTGCTGGCACTGGATGGCTTTAACGATGATCCGCAGCATTGTGGCGAAAAAATCCTTGAGGCGATTCAAATGACGTGGATCGACGAAGCAGAGTAA
- the iscA gene encoding iron-sulfur cluster assembly protein IscA, with amino-acid sequence MALTLSEAAANHVANFIKKRGKGLGIRLAVKTSGCSGMAYKLEFVDAESDTDLVFESHGAKIYTDAKSLAYLDGTELDYTKEGLNEGFKFNNPNVKNECGCGESFGV; translated from the coding sequence ATGGCACTGACATTGAGCGAAGCGGCTGCAAATCACGTCGCAAACTTTATTAAAAAACGCGGTAAAGGCCTTGGGATTCGTCTGGCAGTCAAAACCTCGGGCTGTTCAGGCATGGCCTATAAGCTCGAATTTGTTGACGCTGAAAGCGATACGGATTTGGTCTTTGAAAGCCATGGCGCCAAGATTTACACCGACGCCAAATCACTCGCTTATCTAGACGGTACTGAATTGGATTACACCAAGGAAGGACTGAACGAAGGGTTTAAATTTAATAATCCCAACGTTAAAAACGAGTGCGGCTGTGGCGAAAGCTTTGGTGTATAA
- a CDS encoding DEAD/DEAH box helicase — protein MSITFASLGLAPEVLKAVVAQGYETPTAIQAEAIPVILAGKDVLGAAQTGTGKTAAFTLPILTRIIRHANHSASPARHPIRALILTPTRELADQVYANVATYSKGTGLRSHVVYGGVDVKAQQPALREGIEVLVATPGRLLDHIQQKSINLSQVEILVLDEADRMLDMGFILDIQNIFNLCTNRKQTLLFSATFAPEIIKLSKQFMHEPVKIEISRQNSANESVKQELHPVETGRKRALLAHLIRVHQMTQVIVFCRTKIGADQVARDLKRAGFNCEAIHGDRDQRARTEALTKFKAGETQVLVATDVAARGLDISDLPYVVNYELPTNAEDYVHRIGRTGRAGATGVAISLVAPEEGKAYEGIKKLLNREMPLIPVHGFSPGTIQVIDERPARAERRHHVDPTTDKGVKEYQRMPSRAQRDASEVPAFPSNLPKLPKRAPQVAALFLPKKHG, from the coding sequence ATGAGTATCACATTTGCATCATTAGGCTTGGCGCCTGAAGTATTAAAGGCGGTCGTTGCACAAGGCTATGAAACTCCCACTGCGATTCAAGCTGAAGCGATCCCGGTTATTTTGGCCGGTAAAGACGTGTTAGGTGCCGCGCAAACCGGTACCGGTAAAACGGCCGCGTTTACTTTGCCCATTTTGACGCGAATTATCCGTCACGCCAATCACAGTGCTTCTCCGGCACGGCACCCGATCCGCGCTTTGATTCTCACGCCAACGCGTGAGTTGGCCGATCAGGTCTACGCCAATGTGGCCACTTACAGCAAGGGCACGGGTTTGCGTAGCCATGTGGTGTATGGCGGTGTGGATGTGAAGGCGCAACAACCGGCGCTGCGTGAAGGGATCGAAGTCTTGGTCGCCACGCCCGGTCGTTTGCTCGATCATATCCAGCAAAAATCAATTAATTTATCGCAAGTTGAAATTTTGGTCCTAGACGAAGCCGATCGCATGCTCGATATGGGTTTCATTTTGGATATTCAAAATATTTTCAATTTGTGTACCAATCGCAAGCAAACGCTGTTGTTCTCGGCGACTTTTGCGCCAGAAATTATCAAGCTGTCTAAGCAATTTATGCATGAGCCAGTGAAAATTGAAATTTCACGCCAAAACTCAGCCAATGAATCGGTCAAACAAGAATTGCATCCGGTTGAAACTGGCCGCAAACGTGCTTTGTTGGCGCATTTGATTCGTGTGCATCAAATGACGCAAGTGATTGTGTTTTGCCGTACCAAAATCGGTGCCGATCAAGTGGCACGTGATTTGAAACGCGCTGGCTTTAATTGCGAAGCGATTCATGGCGATCGCGATCAACGCGCGCGCACTGAAGCGCTGACTAAATTTAAAGCCGGTGAAACACAAGTGCTCGTTGCCACCGACGTGGCCGCGCGCGGTTTGGATATTTCTGATTTGCCGTATGTGGTGAATTACGAATTGCCGACCAACGCCGAAGATTACGTGCATCGTATTGGCCGTACCGGTCGTGCTGGTGCCACTGGTGTGGCGATTTCACTGGTTGCGCCCGAAGAAGGCAAGGCTTACGAAGGCATCAAAAAGCTACTCAATCGCGAAATGCCGTTGATTCCAGTGCATGGCTTCTCGCCAGGTACGATTCAAGTGATCGACGAGCGTCCAGCGCGGGCAGAGCGCCGTCATCATGTTGATCCAACCACCGATAAGGGCGTAAAAGAATATCAACGCATGCCATCGCGCGCGCAGCGTGATGCCAGCGAAGTGCCCGCTTTCCCGAGTAATTTGCCTAAATTACCCAAGCGTGCACCACAAGTTGCAGCGTTGTTCTTGCCGAAAAAACACGGTTAA
- the iscU gene encoding Fe-S cluster assembly scaffold IscU: MAYSEQVLDHYENPRNVGAFEKGDDTVGTGMVGAPACGDVMKLQIKVGADGLIEDAKFKTYGCGSAIASSSLVTEWVKGKTLDQALAIKNTQIAEELALPPVKIHCSILAEDAIKAAVEDYKQKHL; this comes from the coding sequence ATGGCATACAGCGAACAAGTACTCGATCATTACGAAAATCCACGCAATGTGGGCGCTTTTGAAAAAGGCGACGACACTGTTGGTACCGGTATGGTCGGCGCGCCAGCGTGTGGCGATGTGATGAAGTTGCAGATCAAAGTCGGTGCCGATGGCCTGATTGAAGACGCAAAATTCAAAACCTACGGCTGTGGCTCAGCCATTGCATCATCGTCACTGGTGACTGAATGGGTTAAAGGCAAAACGCTAGACCAAGCCTTGGCGATCAAAAATACCCAAATCGCTGAAGAGTTGGCTTTGCCTCCAGTTAAAATCCATTGCTCGATCTTGGCTGAAGACGCAATCAAGGCCGCAGTAGAAGACTACAAGCAAAAACATCTGTGA
- the fdx gene encoding ISC system 2Fe-2S type ferredoxin, whose amino-acid sequence MTQIVVLPHPTLCPEGAVLEVEPGTTICDALLANDIEIEHACEKSCACTTCHVLIREGFNSLNEADELEEDQLDKAWGLESCSRLSCQAEVAETELVVELPKYTINHAREHH is encoded by the coding sequence ATGACTCAAATCGTTGTTTTACCCCACCCGACGCTTTGCCCGGAAGGGGCGGTACTCGAAGTCGAGCCCGGCACCACGATTTGTGATGCACTACTGGCGAACGATATCGAAATCGAACACGCTTGCGAAAAATCCTGCGCCTGTACCACTTGCCACGTGTTAATTCGCGAAGGTTTTAATAGCCTGAACGAAGCCGATGAGCTCGAAGAAGACCAACTGGATAAAGCCTGGGGCTTAGAATCTTGCTCACGCTTGTCGTGCCAAGCCGAAGTAGCAGAGACTGAATTGGTGGTTGAATTGCCTAAATACACCATCAACCATGCGCGTGAGCATCACTAA